The sequence below is a genomic window from Lolium perenne isolate Kyuss_39 chromosome 7, Kyuss_2.0, whole genome shotgun sequence.
tctattacatgtagcatagtggtactcttcgagtcaactatatatgtaacatgtacatcttcattcatagtggtactctgcgagtggtggtatgacgtcccgaaggaaaaatcccgccaattcctcgcctattgctatgaagcggtcatcgagtgggagcttgttccgctttcttgccaactataaaagaataagatacaaatgaatacgtgaaacaactattactgaaactcagcacaacttatgataacaaaacaaatttgtgaagattgtttttgtacctctttatttctttcattattcgttctctcgttgacaattctgcggatgtactcgcaaacgaagaatccacagagatcggtccccggaggttgttgcgggcatttctttacaagaatataattcaatcaaacaatagtcaagtatgataattaaaaggtgtgtggacctaggtagtactacttactttcgcacgccatcgcagcttcggtgtccattcacgggacgtatcttccttgatgaaagtttgccatacgctgctcgacaaaagaaaatgcataaaagagtcatcaattagttcaaagcaggaaattaacgaaacaaaccgataagaattaaattaccttctgagcattaaaaaacaagacacgtatagatcctttttttttgcttagtgagtccaagacttcaacttctccaatttccaaattgatgacgagaagaataaagtgaaacctacgcacgtttcaatatgtagtgtcatatatataagtcattagttaaaattttgacatacggtgagcaaaatataatgtgttataagacaggaagactcactcgaagttgtaaggccaaagtattagctttttgtcacgttgtcgcttcaaaaaccttagcaaagtctgcggtgtatccttgttatagaggggattctctatggttttaacatgcattgtgtgcgggtcaatgaacccaatgtctgtgatatcgtcccttttgcattcgagcatcttcgatctgcataatatagcgcacaaaagattataatctgcagacaatgaacgacttctccaattaaataaataaatcacttacagacaatagcaactgatgattgatttgtcgagggcccggagattgtataactgaaagagttcggcgaagtcaacgttcacacaagattctcctggaagtagtgctcttccctaactcgcaccatgatagtctcgatcccttcctttgaggccttaaggtaccacgaatgcaagttacgcatacatgttggtaccttcctgagattctcgaccaaatctttcccttgaacaaactgatatgctcgttcagccaaggcgtaatcagttgcgtcttgtcgagaactttgaacggtcttcccgtcaaacaccttgagaggggcgaccgattgaacgggttgttgtccgagctggtagacactgtgtatcccttttatctccctgatacccgattgaacgggttttgtcgcctcgatcatcttgtcatacgacctttcaatagaacgtgcatagtcagatggcggcgatggtacagggtcatatagattgtcaacggtacgcacaactttcacccgatctagtgtcttctcgaaaggtatctctggcactttcggtgcaaaaaatttcttcacctcggcctgaacggcctccgcgttttcctctggagttttttcccaaggtaacttctcagtaggcggcagttgtttctcctttctagttttcttcctaggcggcgtaccgttccgcttaacggacgttgtcttacgcggaggatctcgagatggtggactcacgctggggtccctctcaggtaggtgtggacttggctgctcactaggactgccaccaggaggagtcgatggcatttgctgctcatgtgtaggagtcggtggcctttgcaaaaggacgacgtacttcttcggccatagggcgaaaccgtgcttgacatcggcgttgtcctctcatcttcacctctaggaatatcaagctccactttttcaaaatccgaaacaacttcatccaccccgacacgaacacaaccaggtggaatgggcatatgatggtgcattgctccatcttcacttgggtacacatagccgaccgccaccttaacagacgcggtcctgattaacatatgtagctcgcaatctgtcttctccgtgacataatccacggggtagcttcctccacatccgtcaagatgcgaggaaccgacactgcttcttcgctgagatggggcagcatcggcttgtggatcctgtagaaacagcggctgatcaggtgccctctgatttctctcaagagcctccaccctagttaacaattccgttacaatgtcggcgtccttcttcttctttcgcgaacggcttctataagtgtcgccgctgtccggccacgcttccttcatggtgagacctgggcgagctcgtacccgtccaacatgttcagggttccccgcagcgagtgtcagctcgtcattctctcgatcgggaatgtactctccctttctgaccttttcaattgcatctacaagcttcggtacaattgcctcaattttttccttccattttcccttcgcaacgatcaaccctgtctttgggtccaaccctgccccatgagcgaacaaccagaacttggaccgttcgggccagtcccatgtctgtggagtgattccatgatcaatcagtttattctcaaacgctgtccacttcggaatggcactcttgtagccacctgaccccaaatgatgcggaagtttcttctttgcagcattttcggtatttttcttcgatcgggacacaaaagtagacgatttcttgtaatccttaaatgcggcccagtgatcttttatcttcactagattatcatcgaatactggatcttcattcttatatttgtcccataaatttttcttgaaggtctggaattgtatggccatcttcttccatgtccattccttgactttattcttctggccttccgtcatgtcttccggtaggctgaactttgtcagtagcgtgtcccaaagaaattttttcatcgcatcgttgacataactagcaccactctccgggttcttcggcttatgccactcttgaatgctgatcggtacatggtccctaacaataactccggatggacttgtaaatttgcggcaaaactccttgggctccactggttcaccattatccttgaatgccgtgagggctaacctgccgtcgccctttagcacccgcgtcgggcctcgttttgatctaacagacttgctcgatgatccagaaggctaaaagaaaaaattattcgttaataagtgcaatacaaataaatgaatgcatctagggatgaacatatagactaattgatacatagatatacacctcgccggagtttgtgatggacacttcgttgtctcttctaatttgttcagactcaagtccctcgccgaaatcattcagaaagtcttggaaatcgttgtcatctccatcgtcgggttccggaccacgggcactctcatagatcaattgctgcaccgcttcttccccctcctcatctcggacgaaggtgccgtcctccatacctcaatgtcactgcaaaattaagaaagcaattgtatttcattcatcatgtcatgatcatataacagattgctagatggataacaattgactGGATGTCGCGGCGCCACGGTCACggactcggcgttccccctcctcctctcgctcttctcgaccctaacactactcggcgttccccctcctcctctcgctcttctcgaccctaacactactcggcggcgcgccctctcgctcttctcgaccctaacactactcggcggcgcgccctctcgctcttctcgaccctaacactactcggcgttccccctcctcctctcgctcttctcgaccctaacactactcggcggcgcgccctctcgctcttctcgaccctaacactactcggcggcgcgccctctcgctcttctcgaccctaacactactcggcatgacctttgctaaaaattcggCAAATATCCCTGCAACTATAACCAGCACTTATAACCAGAGACAAATATCATATATTTGCAACAGCACATCATATATTTGCAACAACacatcatatatttgcaaaaacacATCATATATTTGCTCCTCCCCAGCCACGACCAGTTCGCTCCATAGCTCCTGCGCAGCTAGCTTCCCGGTCTCTCTTCCCCAGCCATTTCTTGCTCTAACCATTCGGTTTGATCCAATTCTCAACGGTATTGCGATTACGGCGGCGACGGAAGCGGCCATGGACGAGCAGTGAATGATCGGGCAGCCTTCCCCTACCCTGAGCCTCGGCCTCAACCTCGGCCGGCCGACGGCGCGGCGCGCGGTGACCACCAAGGTCCTCGTGGAGGAGGACTTCATGTCCGTCAAAAAAAGCCACGAGGTTGAGGCGCTGGAAGCCGAGCTCCGGCGGGTGGGCGAGGAGAACAGGCGGCTCGGCGAGATGCTCCGCTCGCTCGTGGCTAAGTACGGTGAGCTGCAGGGCAAGGTCACCGGCATgatggcggccgcggcggccACCCAGCAGCACCAGTCGTCCACGACTTCGGAGGGCGGCTCGGCGGCCTCTCCGTCCAGGAAGCGCGTCCGCAGCGACAGCCTCGAAACCCCTCTAAGCGCGTCCGCCGGCCTCACACGTATTTCCTCGAACACCCTGCGGGCGTGCGTGAGGGGAGGCCGACGGCGACCGTGGCGCGGCAGCCGACGCGCGCGCGGGCTCCTCCCGGCGAGGCGCGTGGCGGCcagggaggcgacgcgagggaggCGAGGGAGGGAGAGGAGGGGGTGCTCACCTCGgtgagggcgacggcggcggggagaggtggagcggcgcgggcgacgcggcgacgatggcggcggcttcagtgagggcgacggcagcggctacggcgagggcgacggcgacggcgatgtGGATGGCGGCCGCTACGGC
It includes:
- the LOC127315101 gene encoding WRKY transcription factor WRKY28-like; amino-acid sequence: MIGQPSPTLSLGLNLGRPTARRAVTTKVLVEEDFMSVKKSHEVEALEAELRRVGEENRRLGEMLRSLVAKYGELQGKVTGMMAAAAATQQHQSSTTSEGGSAASPSRKRVRSDSLETPLSASAGLTRISSNTLRACVRGGRRRPWRGSRRARGLLPARRVAAREATRGRRGRERRGCSPR